A stretch of DNA from Echeneis naucrates chromosome 3, fEcheNa1.1, whole genome shotgun sequence:
TGTAGGAGGAAAAGCAGCCTCATTAGTCGCAACGTTCAGTTCTGCACGTAGGCGCTCTTTGACGTCAAACTGCTCCATTCTAGCTAGAGGATGTTGTATGCTCACAACACGGAAATCAGCGAGCGAGCCTTGCTGCAAATGGAGAGCGGTGAATTTTGGTttggcttttcttcttctttgcaatGAACTAACTGTGAGGTATCTTCTTCACTCCCACCAAAATTAAAACGTGCTTGACCAGCTGGAGCAAAGTCGCATTTCTGCACGTGCGCATCAACGGTTTGGTTCATTGGTGCAGCGCTGCTGAGCGCCAGCCGGTGACGCAGCCAGAAAGCCTATCCGGGAGGGGGACACTGACACCTGACTGCTCTGTCTCTGAACTCACCGGTCTTCTCAGTCAGGACTCCTTCGGCTCTGCAGTGCGGGGACTGCTCGTTTTATGGAAAGAGAGTGTGTGCACCCTGTCGTGGTCATGCTGCCCCCAAAGAACTGCCTGCCGAGGAACTACAGCTGCATAGCTGGACTGTTCGGCAGCCTGGCTGAGGCTAACCCGCGGTTTGAAGAAGGGGAAGAGTTTGACTTGACGAACGGTCCCACTTGTGAGCCCATCGAGAGCCCCGTAGTGGATGAGAGACCGCGGGGTCGAGAGGTTTCCCTGAAGCCTCAGCAGAGTCCGACCCTGCGCCGGCGGTGCAAGTCACTGCCCACATCGTCGGAGAGGGCGAAGTTAGAGATCTTCCGCAGCAGAAGTCCGACCAGTCAAAAGAAAGTCCGGTTTGCTGACTCTCTGGGCCTGGAGCTCATTTCAGTGAAGCATTTCGATGATGCAGATGTGCCAGAGGTGCCGGAGCGCATCCTGGCAAAAGTGCCCAAAGGACCCCTCCAGTTTAATCATCTGGATACTAAATTCCCCAGGCCGCCCTCCCAATCTGTGTACATGGAGTTGGAGTTTGGCAACCCCGGCATCTTCCCCGACTTTGAGCAGAAAATAAGGGAGGTCAAAGTCATGTTGGAGAGCGTCGAGGCAGACGAGTTCAGCCTCTCCGGGATTGTTCGGGTTTTGAATCTGGCTTTCGAAAAGAGCGTCTCTTTGCGATATTCCTTAAACAATTGGTTAACATTTATGGACAGTTTGGCGTCATATGTTCCCGACTCCAGCAACGGTGTCACTGACAAATTCTGTTTCAAGATCGTCATGCCTACTTACCTTGAAAACGGAGGCACATTGCAGTTTGCAATAAAATACTGCGTCGGCGGGCAGGTGTTCTGGGACAATAACAATGGGAACAACTACAAAGTGCGACGTCACCAGTTCAAGATGTCCCCGCCGCGGGAATGGGAGAATGGATGGATTCACTTTATCTGAGCTGTGTCGTTCGTGGTGACACCTTCCGTGCATAATTAGCGCACAGTCCATCTCTGGATATCTTAATTATGACTGTTGCCGGTTGAAACGtttattttctgccattgtCAGAGAGccaacatacattttttatgacACAGGAGTATCCCACAGCATTCCCAATGTTTCCCCTGCTGTGGTGACAGGCTGGCTGAGAAGGACCCCTCTGGATCCAGATGTGGGATGTTGGTCCTTTGCCTTGATGTCAGGGCTGTGTACAGCTTGGTGCCCTTTGAGAGGGCATGTTCGCGTTATGTAATTCCCAAACACGTGCCGCGAAAAACGTGCTGGGCAATGCCAACTTTAGGTATCACTGTTCTTTAAAGGAGATGCTGTAAATGTGATAGAAGGCATTTTTTTTGTGACAATAATGTTTTGGTTTACAAGcaaagggaaaagggaaaaatggGCTTAATAGGAAGCAGAGAGTTGACAGAAGGAAATGTGaggtatatttttattttattcaaacaaattcCTACTGTCATTTCATTGACGCCAATGCCTTATTTCAAGCAAAGATAGGAGAAGCTGTGAATTGAATTGTCTCGGGTACAGTTATTTCTTCAGTCGGTTTGAATCTCGAAAATCCAACGGACAGTTactaaacttttattttgaagagggACAATTGGCATTTATAGAGCAAACATTAGACTCCATAAGCCTGTAGACCTTATTGCAGGGACAGGCTCTGTAGTCACAATCCTGCCTTTTACCCATATATCTGCTCCTACTTAAATCCCTTTATATATATTCTGTTGTAGtatgaaatatacaaatatgGAAATTTAAGATATCCCCAAAAGTTCCTACATTGTAGAAGCAAGAAATGTGCTTCAACATTCCTGTCCCATACTGTAATAAAGGTTTTTCCCCTGAATGAACCCCTTGAACATGGTTGTTGTTCTCATTTGGGAAATTAATTAAGTAGCTGTATAAAATTGATCTCAGATGAACTagttgtgcttttcttttcttcaggcTGACCAAAGTAAAATAGATCTTATTTTACCGGTAATACTTTTTTAACAGATCTGTTAAATATATAAGAGAATTGTACATTTAGAgatataaaacacaatttataaTTTACACTCTACTTTGAACTGTGGAACTTGGTGTTTCTTTGATCAGTGTTGGCTGTTGACACAGTAGCTATTACACAGTTGTCTTTTTAACCTGTAAATGTACACAAAGGCCATCACTGTAGAAGAATACTGCTGTACCTTACACTCCTCACTTATGAGCAAAATGGTATGGATTACCAGTCTAGCTCACATTTCCATCCACGCATTTAAAACTGTGATCTATTGCTTAGTTTTCATACAAAACACCTTTTGTTGTCCTAACTTTATCCCAATCAGAGTCTCGTAAAAAGTACTGTCTAGTCCAGGCATATTTGTTTACTAAAAGACGGATTTCCTGTAtttgtgttctcatatcaatGTTTGTGAGCGTGCAGAGAGTTCAGGCTCCATTTCAGTAAGTAGAGGAACAGGCAACGTGCTTTTTAATTCCCATGCTCTGACTATAACGTCAACATCACTTTGGGCTTTGTTTACATCATCGTGGCCTCAGAGGGAGGCTCTCCACTGAATGAGGCTATCAGGCCAGGATGTGGATAAAGAACTATTCCTGTAACCACTTAGTTTTTGGAGCAGTTCCACTGTGAATCCATCATCTGACATGATTTGTGTCACCAAAGCCGTACACCTAGTGCTGTTAGAATATTTTATCTAAAATTAAGACATGGCCTAGGGTGAGTGGATACTTGCTGTTACTCATTTTTATCACTTTATCATGTACAGATCTGTGTTTATCacatgttcatttaaatacactgTAGGTATCAAAAGTCTGACAATAGCAGAGATTACTGTGTACAATGTTGTTAGATCAGTGGGGACTTGTTGTCTGCTTTGTAATATGTTGACTTTGTTCAAGTATCCATGCAATGCACTGCCAAAAAACATTCATAATTCTGTATTAAATAACTGGTGTGTGGATAGAGAGATGCAGCAGTATCACTGAATAATGATCAAAAGAGGCTGTTAGATTTTAAAATTTGGTTGGAATTTGACCAAATATTTGCATTAGACAACAAGAACGCGTTTGGATTGACTGGCATGAATGTGAGAA
This window harbors:
- the LOC115041541 gene encoding protein phosphatase 1 regulatory subunit 3E: MERECVHPVVVMLPPKNCLPRNYSCIAGLFGSLAEANPRFEEGEEFDLTNGPTCEPIESPVVDERPRGREVSLKPQQSPTLRRRCKSLPTSSERAKLEIFRSRSPTSQKKVRFADSLGLELISVKHFDDADVPEVPERILAKVPKGPLQFNHLDTKFPRPPSQSVYMELEFGNPGIFPDFEQKIREVKVMLESVEADEFSLSGIVRVLNLAFEKSVSLRYSLNNWLTFMDSLASYVPDSSNGVTDKFCFKIVMPTYLENGGTLQFAIKYCVGGQVFWDNNNGNNYKVRRHQFKMSPPREWENGWIHFI